One window of the Desulfolucanica intricata genome contains the following:
- a CDS encoding phosphosulfolactate synthase — MNGYDSAKTWRQVLQFPLGGRDNKPRTKGLTMIIDNGLGLGETRDLLSLVGDYIDFIKLGFGTSALYAQELLEEKIRMIRSFDIDIYPGGTFLEIAALQNNLEEFISMSKSLGFTAIEVSDGTVSLTEEIREQAISLARSLDLKVLTEIGQKDARDQIPLSSMVHQIKQDINNGANWVIVEGRECGRDVGIYDQEGHFIIPLFEEIVSSVSNPCMLIWEAPLKKQQQELILRFGPNVNIGNVAPHEVLALEALRVGLRGDTLRAVYNGHKINSY; from the coding sequence ATGAACGGGTACGATTCCGCTAAAACATGGCGGCAGGTGCTCCAATTCCCCCTGGGAGGGCGCGATAATAAACCCAGGACAAAAGGCCTGACTATGATTATAGACAATGGATTAGGGTTGGGAGAAACCAGAGATTTGCTTTCACTTGTCGGAGATTATATTGATTTTATCAAATTAGGTTTTGGAACTTCAGCATTATATGCACAAGAATTACTAGAAGAAAAAATTAGAATGATTCGCTCTTTTGATATTGATATCTACCCCGGGGGGACTTTTTTAGAGATTGCTGCCCTCCAAAATAACCTTGAGGAATTTATTTCCATGTCTAAATCCCTTGGATTTACAGCTATTGAAGTATCAGACGGTACAGTAAGCCTCACCGAGGAGATAAGAGAGCAGGCTATCTCACTGGCACGCAGTCTGGATTTAAAGGTATTAACTGAAATCGGCCAAAAAGACGCTCGTGATCAAATTCCCCTAAGCAGCATGGTCCACCAGATAAAACAAGACATTAATAACGGAGCAAACTGGGTCATTGTTGAAGGAAGAGAATGCGGGCGTGATGTTGGTATCTATGATCAAGAAGGACATTTTATAATTCCGCTTTTTGAAGAAATTGTTTCCTCCGTTTCGAATCCCTGTATGCTAATTTGGGAAGCACCTTTAAAAAAGCAGCAGCAGGAGTTAATTTTACGTTTTGGTCCTAATGTAAATATAGGTAATGTTGCCCCCCATGAAGTATTAGCATTAGAAGCACTAAGGGTAGGATTAAGAGGTGATACTTTAAGGGCAGTTTATAACGGTCATAAAATTAATAGTTATTAA
- a CDS encoding MFS transporter translates to MKKHQKIALASLAGVPLVMVLGNSMLIPVLPDIKSALNLTQFKVSLIITLFSLSAGLIIPFAGFLSDRFGRKKVIVPGLLLYGLGGIIAGGAAILLKQNAYTIVLAGRIIQGIGAAGTAPIAMALCGDLFSGKDRSKSLGAIESSNGFGKVLSPILGSLIGLIAWYATLLFFPIVALPIAAAVWFLVKEPDGITKDESIKKYLNDFKNIFKKKYAMLLSAFLAGSVALMVLFGVLFFLSDYLEKTYKLEGVIKGAALAIPVLFMSVTSYLTGIFIKKNFGLMKILIVTGLFLIAGSLGMLPLFQNTYVFFTAISIAGIGTGLTLPCLNTIITSSAAKEERGLLTSLYGSVRFFGVAAGPPIFGLLMGASTAVMFWSATGLAAISAVLAIFFIKVKEMKDADEPESNKPSIEIETVTVSHQIFAAHPPIAKPLPDEQKEPEMGNKSNSKET, encoded by the coding sequence ATGAAAAAACATCAAAAAATTGCCCTGGCTTCTCTGGCCGGGGTACCGCTGGTTATGGTATTAGGAAACTCCATGCTAATTCCGGTTCTTCCGGATATCAAAAGTGCCTTAAATCTTACTCAATTTAAAGTAAGTTTAATCATCACCCTGTTCTCTTTATCAGCAGGGCTGATTATCCCATTTGCCGGTTTCTTATCTGATCGATTCGGACGTAAAAAAGTAATCGTACCCGGCCTCTTGCTTTATGGCTTAGGAGGGATTATCGCAGGAGGTGCAGCAATACTACTTAAACAAAATGCATATACCATTGTTTTGGCAGGGAGAATTATCCAGGGTATCGGTGCAGCAGGTACAGCCCCTATTGCTATGGCTTTATGCGGAGATTTATTCAGCGGTAAAGACCGCAGCAAATCCTTGGGTGCAATTGAGTCCTCTAATGGTTTTGGGAAGGTTTTAAGTCCTATTTTAGGATCATTAATAGGTCTAATTGCTTGGTACGCAACTTTACTGTTTTTTCCAATAGTTGCTCTGCCAATTGCGGCAGCAGTCTGGTTTTTAGTTAAAGAACCGGATGGAATAACTAAAGATGAGTCTATCAAAAAATATTTAAATGATTTCAAAAACATTTTCAAAAAAAAATACGCAATGTTATTATCAGCTTTTTTGGCTGGCTCTGTTGCTTTAATGGTACTTTTCGGGGTACTTTTTTTCTTATCGGACTACCTGGAAAAAACCTACAAGCTGGAAGGGGTAATAAAAGGTGCTGCCCTGGCTATTCCCGTATTATTTATGTCTGTCACTTCGTATTTGACAGGTATCTTTATTAAGAAAAACTTTGGCCTAATGAAAATTCTAATCGTTACCGGCTTATTCTTAATTGCCGGTTCACTTGGTATGCTGCCCCTATTTCAAAATACCTATGTTTTTTTTACGGCCATTTCCATAGCGGGTATAGGTACAGGTTTAACATTACCCTGTTTAAATACCATTATCACCAGTTCCGCAGCTAAGGAAGAACGAGGCTTGTTAACCTCACTTTACGGTAGTGTTCGTTTTTTTGGCGTCGCAGCCGGGCCACCTATCTTTGGATTATTAATGGGCGCAAGTACAGCGGTTATGTTTTGGAGTGCCACCGGATTAGCAGCTATATCTGCTGTATTGGCTATCTTCTTTATTAAAGTTAAAGAAATGAAGGATGCGGATGAACCTGAAAGCAATAAGCCGTCAATTGAGATAGAAACAGTAACGGTATCACACCAAATCTTTGCTGCTCACCCGCCTATTGCTAAGCCCCTACCTGATGAACAAAAAGAACCTGAAATGGGAAATAAGTCTAACAGCAAAGAAACCTAA
- a CDS encoding ABC transporter permease: MEILWQGLVKAFNLLVSVDREILNITLLTLKVSGTATLISVLIGVPLGAFLALSVFTGRKIIVSIVNFGMGLPPVVVGLWVSIFLWRYGPLGFLGIIYTPTAIIIAQAIIATPIVTGFSIAAIQQLNPKIRIQIMALGATWWQTVILLMREARMGLLAAVMAGFGGVISEVGASTMVGGNIQGQTRVLTTATVMEVSKGNFDVATAISLILLALAFGITFILTLVQQRRRAS, translated from the coding sequence ATGGAAATATTATGGCAAGGTCTGGTCAAAGCTTTTAATCTGCTTGTGAGCGTAGACCGGGAAATCCTAAATATCACCCTGTTAACTCTTAAGGTTTCCGGCACTGCTACCTTAATTAGTGTCCTAATCGGAGTTCCACTGGGAGCATTCCTGGCACTATCAGTATTTACCGGACGAAAAATAATAGTTAGTATTGTTAATTTTGGGATGGGACTCCCACCGGTGGTAGTAGGTCTTTGGGTTAGCATTTTTCTCTGGCGCTATGGGCCGCTTGGTTTTTTAGGCATAATATATACCCCAACTGCCATCATTATTGCTCAGGCAATAATTGCAACTCCCATTGTTACCGGTTTTTCTATCGCCGCCATCCAACAGCTGAATCCCAAAATTCGCATACAAATTATGGCTCTGGGTGCCACCTGGTGGCAAACTGTAATACTTCTTATGCGGGAAGCCCGGATGGGTCTTCTGGCAGCGGTTATGGCCGGTTTTGGAGGTGTAATCTCAGAGGTAGGTGCTTCTACGATGGTTGGAGGTAATATCCAGGGGCAAACAAGGGTTTTAACCACCGCTACAGTAATGGAGGTCTCCAAGGGCAACTTTGACGTAGCTACAGCAATTAGTTTAATTCTTCTAGCCCTTGCTTTTGGGATAACATTTATCTTAACTTTAGTGCAGCAGCGAAGGCGGGCGTCATGA
- a CDS encoding aspartate carbamoyltransferase catalytic subunit, with translation MRLKNKDLLGLQDLSADEINLILDTAIPMKDIIKRKIKKVPTLRGRTIVTLFYEPSTRTRSSFDLAAKYLSADTIGISASTSSVVKGESLRDTARTIEAMGADIIIIRHSAAGSPHLLARTVGASVINAGDGTHEHPTQALLDIYTVREKKGIVKGLKVAILGDILHSRVARSNIWGLTKLGAEVRVVGPSTLMPPEIERLGVKVFTRTEDALEGVDVVNVLRIQLERQQQGLFPSIREYARLFGLNKERLALADPDALVLHPGPLNRGVEITPDIADGTKSVIVEQVTNGVAVRMALLYLLSGEEDSHEVTN, from the coding sequence ATGAGGCTGAAAAATAAAGATCTCCTTGGTCTACAGGATCTTTCTGCTGACGAAATAAATCTGATCTTAGATACTGCAATACCCATGAAGGATATTATAAAACGAAAGATTAAGAAAGTTCCTACCTTACGTGGGCGTACTATCGTAACACTTTTTTACGAACCCAGCACAAGAACAAGATCATCCTTTGATTTGGCCGCTAAATATTTGAGTGCAGATACAATTGGCATTTCAGCCAGCACCAGCAGTGTGGTAAAAGGAGAGAGTCTAAGGGACACTGCCCGAACTATCGAAGCCATGGGAGCGGATATTATTATCATTCGTCACTCGGCGGCCGGTTCACCACATTTATTAGCCCGAACAGTAGGTGCTTCAGTGATTAACGCCGGTGACGGTACTCATGAGCATCCTACCCAGGCACTTTTGGATATTTATACAGTTAGAGAAAAGAAGGGTATCGTAAAAGGTCTCAAGGTTGCAATCCTCGGTGATATTTTACACAGCCGGGTAGCCAGGTCAAATATTTGGGGTCTCACTAAACTTGGTGCTGAAGTGAGGGTTGTAGGTCCATCCACTTTAATGCCTCCGGAGATTGAGCGTTTGGGTGTAAAAGTATTTACGCGGACAGAAGATGCTCTCGAAGGAGTAGATGTAGTCAATGTTTTAAGAATTCAATTGGAAAGGCAGCAGCAGGGTCTTTTCCCCAGTATCAGAGAATACGCCCGGCTTTTTGGGCTAAATAAAGAGAGGTTAGCACTAGCCGATCCTGATGCACTGGTATTGCATCCGGGCCCGTTAAACAGGGGGGTAGAAATTACACCGGATATTGCTGACGGCACTAAGTCGGTAATAGTAGAACAGGTAACAAACGGAGTGGCAGTACGTATGGCTTTGCTGTACCTGCTCTCCGGAGAGGAGGACTCTCATGAAGTTACTAATTAA
- the pyrR gene encoding bifunctional pyr operon transcriptional regulator/uracil phosphoribosyltransferase PyrR, with protein sequence MSLVEKAQILDAQGIGRALTRIAHEIIEKNKGTENLALIGIRRRGVPLANRLAEKIQQIEGGSVEVGILDITLYRDDLTTLAYQPVVHRTEINFSVKGKIIVLVDDVIYTGRTIRAALDAIIDLGRPQVIQLAVLIDRGHRELPIRADYVGKNVPTSKKEEVSVRLNEIDGEERVIILGKTD encoded by the coding sequence ATGTCATTAGTGGAAAAAGCTCAAATTTTGGATGCTCAGGGAATCGGAAGGGCTTTAACCAGAATAGCGCATGAAATAATAGAAAAAAACAAAGGTACGGAAAACTTAGCATTAATAGGTATTAGGAGGCGTGGAGTTCCCCTGGCAAACCGCTTGGCCGAAAAAATTCAGCAGATTGAAGGTGGCTCCGTTGAAGTTGGTATATTGGACATTACTTTGTACCGGGACGATTTAACTACTTTAGCTTACCAACCGGTTGTGCACCGGACGGAGATTAATTTTTCGGTGAAGGGTAAAATTATTGTTTTAGTAGATGATGTTATTTATACAGGGCGAACGATCAGAGCGGCTTTAGATGCAATAATTGATTTAGGAAGGCCCCAGGTTATTCAATTGGCAGTGTTAATTGACCGGGGGCACAGGGAATTACCGATCAGAGCCGATTACGTTGGTAAAAACGTGCCAACATCGAAGAAAGAGGAAGTATCTGTTCGATTAAATGAAATAGATGGGGAAGAAAGAGTTATAATATTAGGAAAAACAGATTAA
- a CDS encoding substrate-binding domain-containing protein has translation MKTGKHAISLIALLIFTMVIIQGCTQQSAQQSQNKDVILATTTSTQDSGLLDILIPEFEKKTGYTVKPIAVGTGAALAMGEKGEADVLLVHAPEDEKKLVDSGVGINYELVMHNDFIIVGPGNDPAGIKGSKTVDAFNKIAENKATFISRGDDSGTHKKEISIWKAAGVKPEGSWYQESGSGMGQTLTIASEKQGYTLTDRATYLAQKKNINLEILLEGDKTLLNIYHVMQVNPDKFSKVNKDGGKAFVEFMTAPETQKIIEDFGKDKYGEPLFFPDAGKSEEELGN, from the coding sequence ATGAAAACAGGTAAACATGCAATTTCACTTATAGCACTGTTAATTTTTACAATGGTAATTATTCAAGGCTGTACCCAACAATCCGCACAACAATCACAAAATAAAGATGTTATCCTGGCCACCACTACAAGCACTCAAGACAGCGGCTTACTTGATATACTAATTCCCGAATTTGAGAAGAAAACAGGATATACTGTAAAACCCATTGCTGTCGGTACCGGTGCCGCCCTGGCCATGGGTGAAAAGGGAGAAGCTGACGTTTTACTTGTTCACGCACCCGAAGATGAAAAGAAACTTGTGGACAGCGGTGTAGGTATTAACTACGAACTGGTAATGCATAATGACTTTATAATTGTCGGTCCTGGTAATGACCCGGCAGGTATAAAAGGCAGTAAAACTGTTGACGCTTTCAACAAAATAGCAGAAAACAAAGCTACTTTTATTTCCCGCGGGGATGACTCAGGCACTCACAAAAAAGAAATCTCCATCTGGAAAGCAGCCGGCGTGAAACCTGAAGGAAGCTGGTACCAGGAAAGCGGTTCAGGAATGGGGCAAACTTTAACAATAGCATCTGAGAAACAAGGTTACACATTAACTGATAGGGCAACATATCTGGCGCAAAAGAAAAATATAAACCTGGAAATACTTCTTGAAGGTGATAAGACACTGTTAAATATTTATCACGTAATGCAGGTAAACCCTGATAAATTTAGCAAAGTTAATAAGGACGGCGGTAAAGCATTTGTAGAATTCATGACAGCTCCGGAAACCCAAAAAATCATAGAAGATTTCGGTAAGGACAAATACGGTGAACCACTATTTTTCCCCGATGCAGGTAAGAGTGAAGAAGAACTTGGTAATTAA
- a CDS encoding DUF441 domain-containing protein: MSSITILITLLLVGILGRSNIIATAACVLLILKLANLQFLFPVLEKRGLEIGLLFLILSILVPLASGKIGNKDIIYNLTSLPGIMAILGGALATHLNGEGLKLMQVDPAIIFGLVLGSIIGIVFFNGQPVGPLMAAGITALFLEVIYLFK; this comes from the coding sequence ATGTCCAGTATTACGATTTTAATAACTCTGCTCTTAGTAGGCATACTAGGTCGTTCAAATATTATAGCAACAGCGGCCTGTGTGCTATTAATATTAAAACTGGCCAACCTGCAGTTTCTTTTCCCAGTGTTAGAAAAACGCGGGCTGGAAATAGGTCTGCTTTTCTTAATTCTTTCTATTTTAGTACCATTGGCTTCGGGTAAAATTGGGAATAAAGACATAATTTATAATCTTACTTCCCTTCCAGGTATTATGGCAATATTGGGAGGTGCTTTGGCTACTCATTTAAATGGCGAAGGATTAAAATTAATGCAGGTAGACCCGGCAATAATTTTTGGCTTGGTTTTAGGATCAATTATTGGAATTGTCTTTTTTAACGGGCAGCCTGTAGGCCCATTAATGGCAGCGGGTATCACCGCACTGTTTCTGGAAGTAATTTATCTTTTTAAATAG
- a CDS encoding YqhV family protein, translated as MFYLFDKIVFSMAAMRFLSAGIEFTAALLMLRFNNVETAFKINSVLALVGPTVLTIVTLLGLVGLAGKVSFPGMLSILLGVTLIFLGINKL; from the coding sequence TTGTTTTATCTTTTTGATAAAATAGTTTTTAGTATGGCTGCTATGCGATTTTTATCTGCGGGGATAGAATTTACTGCAGCGTTATTAATGTTAAGATTTAATAACGTTGAAACAGCTTTCAAAATTAATTCAGTCTTAGCCCTGGTTGGACCGACTGTTTTAACTATAGTTACCTTACTTGGCCTGGTCGGATTGGCCGGAAAAGTTTCTTTTCCGGGAATGCTTTCTATATTGTTGGGTGTAACTTTGATCTTTCTTGGCATAAACAAGCTATAA
- a CDS encoding efflux RND transporter permease subunit: protein MKLANVSVERPVAISMLIIALVLLGLFSLPKLGVDLYPDMNFPAAVVVTSYSGADPEEVEKMVTKPLEQAVGTVSNVKEIQSLSQSGNSLVVILFEWDTDMDSAVADIREKMDLYREMLPESAGSPMIMKMDPNQAPILLYTMSGADVVKLKQIAEDKVINRLERIDGVASVAISGGREREYKITLDPAKIETYGLTIGQVMQAISTDNISGTVGDVEKGTNKLSVKVQGEYNELEDLANVQISTGQSSIRLGDVAVVEESHKEITDYTFMNGKNAIGLDVFKASGKNTVQVSRDVKAEIEKINKSLPEGIKIDIVMDNAKFIENSIETVVSHTAIGGILAVIILYLFLRSARSTLVVAITMPIAVIATFTMMYFGHLTINMLSLGGLALGLGSLVDFSVVVLENIYRHRQNGVNIIDAAKIGTAEVNQAVTASALAQVVVFAPIIFVEGLAGILFGPMAMTVSFSHIAALFAALTLVPMMSSRLLKNVSPENEELAGGNKKNPVVIFGRFFKKVSNYYGKLLKWALNHRKTVILVTVVMLVGSFALVPLVGTEFIPGMDQGEIDIQIEMPAGTMLEEAKRLALDVEHIAMSELDDIDTVYTRVGTGDMSFLGIGNAEEATVRVKLKPLEERHHSTEEAVDILTKALENVPGASINVGKLDPNSAMAGKPVSITVKGDDLQVLNQLGDLLVETVKNVPGTRNVENSLDKARSEIQLIVDREQAARYGLSANQILTAVSTAMDGKVVTRVLNGEEEIDVRLKYPENYARDYNQLSNLVITTPTGARVPVSSVAEIVESEIPVTISRADQTRQVTISADIEGRDLGSINSDIQAQIDKLALPDGYIIELGGQAEDMQESFGDLGVALILSIVLVYMVMAAQFESLLHPFVIMFSLPPTFIGVVLGLLITGNPLSVPALIGAIMLVGIVVNNAIVLIDYVNNLRRKGLGLNEAILQAGPIRLRPIIMTALTTVLALVPLVIATGEGSEGMKPMAVVVSFGLTVSTVITLVLVPVVYTLFEDFLNKLRGWKIKRKPSAGEVTVN, encoded by the coding sequence GTGAAGCTAGCAAACGTCTCAGTTGAAAGGCCGGTTGCTATATCAATGCTTATTATCGCCCTGGTTTTACTGGGTTTATTTTCTCTACCTAAACTGGGTGTTGATCTGTATCCGGATATGAATTTTCCTGCTGCTGTAGTTGTTACTTCCTATTCGGGGGCGGATCCCGAAGAGGTTGAAAAAATGGTTACCAAGCCGCTTGAGCAGGCAGTGGGAACTGTAAGCAACGTTAAGGAGATTCAATCCTTATCACAATCAGGAAATTCTCTTGTTGTAATCCTGTTTGAGTGGGATACGGATATGGATAGTGCAGTTGCGGATATTCGGGAAAAAATGGACTTGTACAGGGAGATGTTACCTGAAAGTGCCGGATCTCCTATGATTATGAAAATGGATCCTAACCAGGCACCGATTTTACTTTATACGATGTCCGGGGCGGATGTGGTTAAATTAAAACAGATTGCAGAAGATAAAGTAATTAACCGGCTGGAAAGAATTGACGGTGTGGCTTCAGTTGCTATATCGGGTGGCCGGGAAAGAGAATATAAAATTACTCTGGATCCTGCGAAAATCGAGACTTACGGATTAACTATCGGGCAGGTAATGCAGGCAATTTCTACTGATAATATTTCAGGTACTGTAGGTGATGTAGAAAAAGGAACAAATAAGCTGTCTGTGAAAGTGCAGGGGGAATACAATGAGCTTGAGGATTTGGCTAACGTACAAATATCTACCGGTCAAAGCAGTATTCGTCTTGGTGATGTAGCTGTTGTCGAAGAATCACATAAAGAAATTACTGATTATACCTTTATGAACGGCAAAAATGCCATAGGTTTAGACGTATTTAAAGCTTCGGGTAAAAATACAGTGCAAGTATCCCGGGATGTTAAGGCAGAAATTGAAAAAATTAATAAGTCGTTGCCAGAGGGTATCAAAATTGATATAGTTATGGACAATGCCAAGTTTATTGAAAACTCTATAGAAACTGTAGTAAGTCATACTGCAATTGGTGGAATTCTGGCAGTCATAATTTTGTATTTGTTTTTGCGAAGCGCGCGAAGCACTTTGGTTGTAGCTATCACTATGCCAATAGCGGTAATTGCTACTTTTACCATGATGTATTTCGGTCATTTAACCATTAACATGCTCTCTCTGGGCGGCTTGGCTTTGGGTTTGGGTTCCTTGGTAGACTTTTCCGTAGTAGTACTAGAAAATATCTACCGCCACCGGCAAAACGGTGTAAATATTATTGATGCCGCTAAAATAGGCACTGCTGAAGTAAATCAGGCAGTTACGGCTTCAGCACTGGCACAAGTGGTTGTTTTTGCTCCGATTATATTTGTGGAGGGTTTGGCAGGGATATTATTTGGTCCAATGGCTATGACGGTGAGTTTTTCACATATTGCAGCCCTGTTTGCTGCTTTAACCCTGGTGCCAATGATGTCTTCCCGCCTGTTGAAGAATGTATCTCCGGAAAATGAGGAGTTAGCCGGGGGTAATAAAAAAAATCCGGTGGTTATATTTGGGCGATTCTTTAAGAAAGTATCTAATTATTACGGGAAGCTTCTGAAGTGGGCCTTAAATCATCGAAAGACGGTAATACTTGTTACTGTGGTTATGTTAGTGGGCAGTTTTGCGCTGGTTCCCTTAGTAGGTACTGAATTTATTCCAGGTATGGATCAAGGTGAAATAGATATACAGATCGAAATGCCGGCAGGAACTATGTTGGAGGAAGCCAAACGGCTGGCTCTGGATGTCGAACATATTGCTATGAGTGAACTCGATGACATTGACACTGTTTATACCCGGGTTGGTACGGGAGATATGTCTTTCTTAGGGATTGGTAATGCGGAGGAGGCTACTGTACGGGTAAAACTTAAGCCGTTGGAGGAGCGGCACCATTCTACGGAAGAGGCAGTTGACATATTAACTAAAGCTTTAGAAAATGTGCCCGGTGCCAGTATAAATGTTGGTAAACTTGATCCTAACAGTGCTATGGCGGGTAAGCCTGTTTCAATTACTGTTAAGGGTGATGATCTCCAGGTACTGAACCAGTTGGGAGACCTATTAGTTGAAACAGTTAAAAATGTTCCGGGTACACGAAATGTTGAAAACTCACTGGACAAGGCCCGTTCGGAAATACAGTTGATTGTAGACCGTGAGCAGGCGGCCCGGTATGGCCTTTCCGCCAATCAAATATTGACCGCAGTCAGCACTGCTATGGACGGTAAAGTTGTTACCAGGGTGCTTAATGGTGAAGAAGAAATTGATGTGCGTTTGAAATACCCTGAGAACTATGCCCGGGATTATAATCAGTTATCGAATCTGGTTATTACAACGCCAACCGGCGCGAGAGTGCCGGTGAGTTCAGTGGCTGAAATAGTGGAGAGTGAAATCCCGGTAACAATAAGTCGGGCAGATCAAACCCGGCAGGTTACTATATCTGCTGATATTGAAGGGCGGGATCTGGGAAGTATCAACAGCGATATCCAAGCACAAATTGATAAACTTGCTCTCCCCGACGGTTATATCATTGAGTTGGGCGGGCAGGCAGAAGATATGCAAGAATCCTTTGGGGACCTGGGCGTGGCTTTAATTCTCTCTATTGTATTGGTATATATGGTAATGGCAGCTCAGTTTGAGTCTCTGTTACATCCCTTTGTAATCATGTTTTCTCTGCCGCCTACTTTTATAGGGGTTGTGCTGGGTTTGCTGATTACGGGGAACCCTTTAAGTGTACCTGCCTTAATCGGGGCCATTATGCTGGTTGGAATTGTTGTAAACAATGCGATTGTTTTAATTGACTACGTAAATAACTTGCGTAGAAAAGGATTGGGTCTTAATGAAGCTATTTTGCAAGCCGGGCCTATAAGACTTAGGCCGATTATTATGACTGCTCTAACTACTGTACTGGCACTGGTGCCGTTGGTTATTGCTACCGGAGAAGGTTCAGAAGGAATGAAGCCGATGGCTGTTGTGGTATCCTTTGGATTAACAGTATCTACAGTAATTACTTTGGTGCTTGTGCCGGTTGTATATACACTCTTTGAAGACTTCTTAAACAAACTTCGGGGATGGAAAATTAAAAGGAAACCGTCAGCCGGTGAAGTTACAGTTAATTAA
- a CDS encoding ABC transporter ATP-binding protein, which produces MNKIIIEVKNLALEKGKNKILDIDYFALNQHENIALIGPNGAGKSTFLQVLMLLQRPTSGELFYKGDKINWKKPIGYRRRMAMVFQEPLLLDTTVYHNVASGLKIRRLKKEEIQARIKKWLQKLGIIHLSDRSIRYLSGGEAQRVSLARALVMDPEVLFLDEPFSALDAPTRTALVSDLAAILRDTRISSVFVTHNYSEVPLLTDRVVALEEGRIVQTASPQEILNRPNNITVASLVGVENIIPGRIIAGDGEKVLVQAGPHTITASKNTFSAGESVHVLLRPENIKITSESGNNNGNLLGGIIINILPHGGLFKAIVDCGFPLVTIQNPGQVLGGELNIGKKVFLSFNPDKVHLIDRKD; this is translated from the coding sequence ATGAACAAAATAATTATTGAAGTAAAAAATCTGGCCCTGGAAAAGGGAAAAAATAAAATCTTAGATATCGACTATTTTGCTCTTAATCAACATGAAAACATTGCTTTGATAGGTCCTAACGGGGCGGGCAAGAGCACGTTCTTACAGGTACTGATGCTACTGCAGCGTCCCACCTCAGGAGAGTTATTTTATAAAGGCGACAAGATAAATTGGAAAAAACCTATCGGTTACCGCCGCCGGATGGCTATGGTATTCCAGGAACCCTTACTGCTGGATACTACGGTCTATCATAATGTAGCTTCCGGCCTAAAAATCAGGAGATTAAAAAAAGAAGAAATTCAAGCACGTATAAAGAAATGGTTACAAAAGCTTGGCATCATACATTTGTCGGACCGATCAATACGTTATCTTTCAGGTGGAGAAGCACAGCGGGTAAGTTTGGCAAGAGCTCTGGTAATGGATCCTGAAGTACTCTTTCTTGACGAACCTTTTTCGGCTTTGGATGCACCTACACGAACCGCATTAGTTTCTGATTTAGCGGCTATATTAAGGGACACACGCATTAGCAGTGTCTTTGTAACCCATAATTATAGCGAGGTTCCACTACTTACCGATAGAGTTGTAGCCCTGGAAGAAGGCAGGATAGTACAAACGGCCTCACCACAAGAAATTCTAAACCGCCCGAATAACATAACTGTAGCTTCCCTGGTGGGTGTAGAAAACATAATTCCGGGCAGGATTATTGCCGGGGACGGCGAGAAGGTTTTGGTACAGGCCGGGCCGCACACTATTACTGCTTCAAAAAACACTTTTTCAGCAGGTGAATCAGTACATGTTCTACTACGCCCGGAAAATATTAAAATAACTTCGGAATCCGGAAATAATAATGGCAACCTGCTGGGTGGAATAATTATTAATATACTTCCACATGGAGGATTATTTAAAGCTATCGTAGATTGCGGCTTCCCATTAGTCACCATTCAAAATCCGGGTCAGGTGCTAGGCGGAGAATTAAACATCGGGAAAAAAGTTTTCCTAAGTTTCAATCCTGACAAAGTTCACCTTATTGATAGAAAGGATTAA